AAAAACATTATTGAAACAAATATACTACGTAACACCGGAACCGCGTCTAAAAAATCAGCACCAAGCCAGTATTTTACAATAAAATCAGCGAAGATTATTAGTTGAATAGATACAAAAATGGATAAATGAAAAATAGATGCAAGAAAAAAAACCAAATTTTCCTTTATTGTTTTTTCTCGCCCCTCTCTTATCAAACTGCTAACTTTGGGAAGAATAATTATACCTAACGGTGCCATTGCACTACCTGCTGCACTCAGTAAACTTTGACTTATTGAAAGATACCCTACCTCTTGAATAGATACAAAATGAACTGCTATAATTGGTCCCAAAGATAGAAGCCCGAAAAAAGCAAAATCACCAAAAACTCTTGGAAAAGAATAAGAAACTAACTCTTTCAAACATTCTCTTAATTGTCCTTTTTCACCGTGAATAAAAAATTCGTTGATAAAAAACATAAAAAATATCCCAGTAATTACAATATTACTTATACCGATTAAACTTATTAGTCCTGCAATTCTTATAGTTTTAATAAATAGCAAAATTAACAGCGGCACTAAAGCTATATTTATAATCTGGAAACAATTAAGGGTTTTAATTAGTAATCTGCCACGAAAATATGAATAGAGCAATGTGTGTGATACAAAACCAAATATAAAAAAAGAAGATGGTAAAACAAAATTGACATAATATGGAAATCTAAAAAATATTTTAGTAAATTGTATTTTGAATAGATTTGCAAAAAGCAAAAAAATAAAAGTAAAAATTATTACTATGCTTGCTCCCGTTTTTATATATGCACTTCTCTGCTTTTCATCCTTTGAGATTGCTATATATCGTGGCATCCCAATCCCTATTCCCAAAAGCAATATAGGACTTAAAAAACCAACTATCCGTCTAATTAAAGTATATTCTCCTATACCTTTCGGTCCAAAATTTTTTGCTACTAACCTATAAATAACGAAAAATGTTAATAGAATTATTGCCTCAGTAATAAATGTGAAAGAAATATCTTTTAGTATAGGTCTTATCTTAAACCTCATTGTTTTAATACTGAAATTCCAAATTTTTTTTATTTTAGTCCCTTCATTAAGTATTTTATATTCGCTGTTGCAGTAGTTGTATTTAGCATAATTATTTTCAAACTTTAAGGTGGTGCCTCATTCACAGACCCAGCCGATTTGTTTTGCAGGAACACCTACTACTAACGCATAGTCAGGCACATCTTTTTTGACAACCGCACCGGCACCGATAAAAGCATACTGACCAATAGTTGTCCCACATACTATCGTGGCATTCGCACCGATAGTAGCACCTTTTTTAATAAGTGTGTTTTTGTTGTACCTTCGCCAATTTCTACATTTTCATCAATATAAACCGTTTCATGGACAAAAAAAGTTTTAGTGTTTGCTGTTTTAACCGATATTTTTTTAGCAACATTTTCCTGTTTGTTCTTCATTTCAACTCTATAATCACCTTTTTAAATACTGGGTTTGTCGATACAACTCAAATGCAGTTTTTATCTTTTTTTCAAACGGCTCTCTGGCAAACAGCCGACGACATTCTTTCTTTGATTTAAATAAAATCTTTCGGTATTTTTCAACATCTTTTTGATTTTGAGCAATCTGATTGTTCATAGTATTTTAAAAGCATACATAATATAGCCGATTGACAAAAGTGTTAGCATGCCCTTTTTCTAAAAGGATACGGGCTTCATCAATCGCTTCCCGAGCACGTTCCAGACGATACAACACTAAAGTTTTTGTCTCTTTTGTCATAAAATTATACCTTCCTTTTCAATATTCTGATGAAACGGCATTGCACGATATAAAGGAGTATTCCACTGCTGGCGACCATGAACAATTGCTGATAAAACCTTCCCTGTTTCTAATTCTATAGGATATAATTGACGACAAATAAGATCCTCTCTTTTAAGTGAAACTTCACCGTCAACCAATACGAGTAAGTCATAATCTGCTTCTTCTGAAGCATCACCTCTCGCCCGAGAGCCGTAAAGGATAACCTCTGCAGATGGCTCTATGTTTTTAATTACTTTGCGGCATCTTGTCAACAAATTTTGCTCGTCTTTAGTCATAACCTTAATCTCGCTTAACTGTCTCATATTATTTAGTTCTTGTTGAAAAGTTATCAACAAGAATTATTCTAGCCACTTTATCAGCCACTTTATCAAGTATCTCATATTTGCTGTTGCAGTAGTTGCATTTAGCATAATTTTTTTCAAACTTCAAGGTGGTGCCGCATTTACAGACCCAGCCGATTTGTTTTGCTGGAACACCCACTACCAACGCATAATCCTGAACATCTTTTTTGACAACCGCACCGGCACCGATAAAAGCATACTGACCAATAGTTGTCCCACATACAATCGTGGCATTCGCACCGATAGTAGCACCTTTTTTAACAAGTGTTGGCTTGAATTCATGCTTGCGTTCTATAAATGCACGCGGGTTATACACATTTGTGAATACGCAGGAAGGACCACAAAAAACTTCATCTTCCAGTGTTACACCTGGATATACAGAAACATTGTTTTGGATTTTACATCTATTGCCGATTCGGACATCAGGTCCTATCATCACATTCTGACCAATAATACAACTCTTGCCAATTCTTGAATTTTTGAGTATATGTGAAAAATGCCAGACCTTTGTACCTTCGCCAATTTCTACATTTTCATCAATACAGACAGTTTCATGACTAAAAAACTTTTTCTCGGCAGATTGTTTGCTTTTCATAATTTTCCTTTCTCAAAATACTCAACTATAAAGACATAAAATACAGAAAACATAAAACCAACAATTGTTGATAATAGTACAATTTTACTCCTCTGTGGTGCGATTTTTATTTTCGGTATTGTTGATTCAGCAACGACTGTAGCGGGCTTTGTAGAGTATTTCAGTTCCATTTCTTTCTGTCTTAATTTTTCTTCAAGTTCTGATTGCCTTTTTAATGCGTTTTCTTTGGCAGAAATAAGTGATTGAAATACCAACCCTTGACCCATTGTTTCTGCCTTTTCTTTTTGTACAAATTTCTTATCAAGTTGTTCTATTTCATTTTTTGTAGAGCCAATTTGCTCTTTTAACTTATTCATTTCGTCATCTACAATACTCAATGCGCTTTTTATTATTTCATCCTGCCTTTTCAGAATTAAGGAAACGATTTCATCAACCAATTTTTTGGCTTTTTCAGGTGACCTGTCTTTTCCGGATACTAACAGATAACCTACTTTGTCTTTAATACTAAACTGTTTTCTAATTTTATATGCTTTTTGTCCATCTTTTATTCCTAACTGCTGTAATAATTCTCGCAAATAGGGATTAAGCGGATTCTTGAATAATACTTCTAATATCTCAGCAGTTTCTATCGGTGTTTTCTGTATCTTTGCCGGCTCAATAATTGCAGTTGTTTCATAGACAGGTGGTAAAAGTAATGAAATTACAGCAGACACAACTGCACAGCCAACTGTAAGCCCGACGAGCAATTTCCATCTTTTCACAATCACATTTACATAGTCCCTTAAATCAATCTCCTGCTCTTGCATTGTTTCCTCCAGAAACACAAGATTACAGCGATAAAATCGCCGATTACAACGATGTCATTAACCGACGGATTTCACATCGTCTGTTGCCAAAATTTAAAAATCAACTCTGAATTTACCGACATTATTGCCATCAAATTTTACTTGAAATTCTTTTTCCGGGATGTAATTTAATTCCAGTCCGTCCATCGCTGTTTTAAGAGCATTTTGATATATCCTCTCATTAAACCCAGGACCTAATTTTGTATGAACATAATAGCAGGATTTAATTATATTTCCCGTCAATTGGTCTCTATCACTGTAATCTTGTTCTTTTATCGCTGTCATCTTTCATAATCCTTCTTTTATTTTCTCAACAATATATTTTATCTTCTCCTCGTCCAGTTCCGGATACATCGGAAGCGACAGCGTTTCATCCTGTGCTTTTTCAGATACAGGAAAATCACCTTTTTTGTAACCTGAACTTTCATAAACTTTCTGAAGATGCAGCGAACACGGATAATATATCTGACAGGCAACACCGTTTTCCAATAAATACTTCTGGACTTTATCTCGGGTTGCTTTGTCTTTGAACCGAATCGTGTAATAATTAAACGAGTGTTTGCAATTTTCTGAAACCTTAGGCACAACCGCGGTATCTTTCAGTAATTCATTATATTTTTGTGCAACTTTATTTCGCATTTCAGTCCATTTATCAATATATCTTAATTTTACCGAAAGAATCGCTGACTGAATTGTATCCAGTCGTGAATTAAACCCATCCAGTTCAGAAAAATACTTCTGTCTCTGCCCGTGATTCCGAAGCGCCTTTACATTTTCATAAATCTCTTGGTTATTAGTAATTACCATCCCACCGTCGCCAAAACAACCGAGATTTTTTGCCGGAAAGAAACTGAAACAGCCGGCATCGCCGAAAGAACCAGTAAAACGATAATCGGTAGATGGTAAACGGTATCTTGCAGAGAAAGATTGTGCGCAATCCTCAATATCCAGTAAATTATTTTCTTTAGCAATTTTTAGTATTTCCGACATCTCACAGGGATGACCGTAAAGATGAACAGGCAAAATCGCTTTCACTTTTGCTTCTTGCTTCTTGCTTCTTGCTTCTATGCACTCTCTTATTTTCTTCGGGTCGATATCATATGTTTCCAAATCAATATCCACGAAAACAGGCACACCGCCCGCTTGAACAATCGCCTCTGATGTTGCTATAAATGTAAATGGTGTTGTAATAACTTCATCACCTTTTTTGATACCGCAAGCAAGAAGTGCAATCTTTATCGCATCCGTTCCGTTTGCAACACCAACGGCATATTTTGTGCCGCAGTATTTTGCGAATTCTTCTTCAAATTTTTTTACTTCGTCGCCTAAAATAAAATTTGTTTTGTTTAAAACATTCTTTATTGCAGCGTCAATTTCCGCTTTAAGCCCTTCGTAATTAGCCTTCAAATCAACCATCTGAATTTTCATAAAACTCCTTAAAAGCCTTTCGCCAGAATATCTTGCATATGTATAATACCGACGACTTTTTTTCGTCTGTTAAGCACGGGTAAAACTACAATCGTCTTTTCTCTGTTCTGCATTATGTTAAGCGCATCTGTCGCCTTTATATCTGAATATACAAATATCGGTTGGGGATTCATAATATCTTTGATTTTTTTTGTAAATATATTTTCTTTTCGTTCCAAAATTTTTCTTATGTCGTAATCAGTTATAAAACCAAGCAGTTTCTGGTTTTTATTTATAACCGAGACAGCGCCACATCTTTTTTTTGTAATTTCTAAAAGCATATTTTTTATTGAATCATCAATTCTGATTGTTGCGTTATTCTCGCCAGTTCTCATAATATCGCCAACTGTCAAAAGCTGTTTCCCTATCATTCCGCCAGGGTGAAGCAGTGCAAAATCATCCGATTGAAATTTTCTCATTTTCATCAGTGTAATCGCAACCGCATCACCCACGACAAGCGCAGCGGTTGTAGAATTGGTTGGCGAAAGATTCAATGGGCAGGCTTCACTACCTATTTTTGTGAACAAAACAACATCTGAGTTTTTAGCAAGTATTCCTTCAAGATTGGCTGTTATAGAAATTATCTTGGCACCTATTTTCTTGATTGATGGCAACAGCCCCAAAAGTTCATCGCTTTCGCCTGATTTACCGATAGCAAGAATTATATCGTTTTTATGAACAACACCTAAAGAGCCATGCATACCTTCTGTAGGATGTAAATAAATCGCAGGTGTACCTGTTGATACCAGTGTGGACGCTATTTTTTGTGCAATGTTTCCTGATTTCCCAACACCGGTTACAATCACTTTCCCTTTACAATTAAAAATCATCTGAACCGCTTTTTTATATGATAGGTCAACATCTTTTCTAACAATTTTTAATGTTTCTATTTCGTTTTCTATTACATCTTTTATGTTTTTAAGTATATTCATACATTCAAGCCCTTTTCAGCAAGATACGAAATTAAATTAACACAGTGCTTGTTAAAAACATTTTCAGAAGTGCTCAATATCACAAACGGAGCAGTTGTTGTTTTTCCATTCTTTATTCTGCGATAATAATTTATATCCGGGATATCAAGCTTCTTAAATGCGGATTCGGTTAAATCAGCAAGTTCGTTATCACCATCAATAAAAAAATTTTTTATACCGGAGTTATATTTTTCAAAAATTAAATTTTGGATAGTGCTTCTGATATGCGACAGTATTGTTATTGTTCTTAATGTATAATTATACGATTTCCGTGCTTTTTCAGAAAAACCCTTCGGGGTTAAAAGATATCGGATATTGCGACGGTTAATCTGTTTTATTTTTATGTAGCCGGTTTTTGTAAGACGTTTTATTATAAGATTCGTCAGCCCTAACGAGATACCAAGTTTCTTGGCAACCACTCGCTGGTTAAAAGAAGCGCTATTGGCTAATTCCTGTATTATTGCAAATTCTCGGTCTGATATCGTCGTTTCCATAAAAACCACCAATTGTTCAATTTTTGAACATTATACAAAAAATAAAGAAATCTGTCAAGTAAAAAAATGTATTTGCAATTTTTTTATTTTTTTGATATAATTATAAATGTATGAATAATAGCAGACAATCTTGGGGTTCTAAATTAGGAGTGATACTTGCAGTTGCAGGAAGCGCTGTTGGACTCGGTAATTTTTTGAGGTTCCCGGTTCAAGCGGCACAGAACGGTGGCGGTGCATTTATGATTCCTTATTTTATCTCATTCCTTTTACTCGGTATCCCGTTAATGTGGATTGAATGGACGCTCGGCAGGTTCGGAGGTGGTTTTGAGCACGGCACTGCACCTGGTATTTTTCATACAATGTGGCAAAAAAATAGATTCATAAAATACTTCGGTGTTATCGGCATTTTTGGTCCTATTGTAATTTTTATCTATTATACATATATTGAATCATGGCTGTTGGGTTATACTTTTTTTACAATAACAGGTAAATATACAACTGCTACAACACCTGAAACAATGAAATCGTTTTTAGCCGGCTATCAAGGATTGGCAAAAAACGATTACTTTTCTGGAATCAGTACTGCTTATACTTTTTTTATTATTACCTTTATTCTGAATATCGTCGTTGTATATTACGGGATAAAAGGTGGTATTGAGAAACTTTCAAGAATTGCGATGCCTGTTTTATTTATCTGCGGAATTTTAATTACTATACGAGTCCTTACACTCGGCACACCTGATATGACAAAACCTACCTGGAATCTCAAAAACGGCTTGGGTTTTTTATGGAATCCGGATTTCTCTAAATTATTAAGCAGTAAGGTTTGGCTGGCAGCAGCAGGCCAGATTTTTTTCACACTTTCCGTCGGAATCGGTGTGATTTTAACATATGCGTCATATCTGAAAAAGCAGGATGATGTTGTCTTATCCGGGCTTACCGCAGCAACGACAAACGAGTTTGCAGAAGTAATTTTAGGCGGCTCTATTGTGATACCAGCTGCATTCGTGTTTTTTGGCCCTCAAGAGATTGTGCCGATTGCAAAAAGCGGCGCATTCAATTTGGGTTTTGTAACAATGCCGTTAATTTTCGGAAAAATACCGTTTGGCTTGGTTTTTGCAACATTATGGTTTCTGCTGCTTTTTCTCGCAGGTGTTACTTCGTCGGTCTCGTTAGCACAGCCAGCAATCGCATTTTTAGAAGATGAGTTTGATTTATCACGCAAAGAAGCGATTGGTATTTTTTCAGTTGTCTGTTTCGTTTTATGTCAGCCTGCAATATTCTTTTTAGGACAAGGTGTTGTTGATGAATTGGACTTCTGGGGTGGAACTTTTTGTCTGGTTTTGTTTGGGACTGTTGAAGCGATTTTGTTTAGTTGGGTGTTCGGAATTGATAATGCGTGGGATGAGATGCATATCGGTGCGGATATAAAAATTCCAAAGTTTTATAAGTTCATAATCAAATATATCACTCCGCTGTTTCTGATTTTGATTCTGATTTTCTGGTTTATACAGGATGGATTGCCTGTAATTTTCATGAAAAATGCTTCGGCTGAAAATTTTAATTTTATGGTCCTGACACGAATAATGCTGGTTGGGCTTTTTGTACTTTTAGCAGTTCTTGTCAAAATTGCTTGGAATAGAAAGGTAACCACAAATTAACACGAAAAAAATATGATATTTTCAGGCTGGCTTTTTTTATCGGTTTCATGGTTTTTTATATTATCGCTGATAGTTTTTTGTTTCACAAAAATCTTGAAAGAAGACAAAAATGCAGGTTAAAGGTAAAAAGTTAATAGAGCGGATAGTGGATAGCGTAAAGAGAATAGCGGATAGAAATCCAACTGCTAACCGCTCTCCTCTTTCCTCTATTCTCTCTCTGCTATTTGCTATTAGCTATTTGCTGTTTGCTGCCTTTACCGGCTGCGCTACAGCACCAAAAGTTCAGCAATCAATCAATGTCGGGTTTGATTGTGATGATACACTTCTTTTTTCTACACCAGCATTTGAGATAGCGAACAAAAGCGAGTATTCCGAATACTCAGATGAATGGTGGGCAATCGTTAACAAAAGTGATGAAGGCAACAGTATTGTAAAAAAAGTAACAGAAAAAATTTTGAACGAGCATAAACAGAAATGTGACGAAATTTTTGTGATTACCTCACGCGAAGATTTTGAAGGTGATATTTTAAGAGATTTTTTGAACAAAACCTTTGGTATTAAAAAACAGAATATTTATTTTGAACATAAAAAAGCAAATAAAATTAAAGAACTTAATATCTCAATTTTTTATGGTGATTCTGACTCGGATATTACTGCAGCACAAGAAGCAGGTGCAAAAGGGATAAGAATCTTACGCTCTCCAAAATCTTCCTATAAAGGTAAATATCACCCCGGCCAGCTCGGCGAAGAAATCATACCAAATTCAGAAGAATAAAATACTAAATGTTCCAATACTACAGGAGTTCATCAGAAAGGTCGGATTTTTGTGGTGGTTTCTTATTGATAGGTTTAACAGTTGGTTCAGGTGTTTTACGAGTTGGCTGTTTTTGATATGGTAAGTTTTGTATAAATGCCGGGTCTTCTAAAATCGGCTGCAGGGAATCTGGGATATGGCCGGTATAGATAGTAAGCATTACAGGGTCAACAGATAGGGCAGTAGCAAATTTTTTTATTGTTTTGTCGTCAGAAGGCGGGTTTCGTTGTCCTTGAATAATTTTTGAGATAAAAGAAGCGTCAACACCACACTTACGGGCAAGTTCTCTGACGCCGATATGTTTTTCTTTCATTTTTGAAGTGACTATCCTGACAAACGAATTCATTTCTGAGTTCTTAATTCTGAATTCTGTTATTATTATAGCGGTCGGCGGGCACCACTGAACCTTTTTCTGTAGTATGTTTCGTTCAGCGAGTTTATGGTGACCTTTTTAGCACCGTAAGAGGCATGGATAAATTCATCATTACCGATATAAAGCCCGACATGGTTTATTCTTGACCGATACGGATATTTTCTAAAAAAAACCAAATCGCCTGGTATCAGTTCATCCCGTTTTATTTTCTTGCCCATCTTAAATTGAAGCCGTGATGTTCTCGGCAAAATCGTCCCTAACGAGCTGTAAATCATCTGCATAAAATACGAGCAATCAATTCCTTTCTCAATATCTGTACCGCCGTATCTATATGAGACACCTAAAAAATCAAAAGACAAACTTATCAACTCATTAAGTACCTCGTCTGAAATATCTGTATCCGTCTCTTCAACTTCAGCAAGTTTATCAGGATTGAACTCGTCCACAAAACCTGCTGATATATTCTCTTCTGCTAACAATTTTGCGATTACAAACTCCACTGTTTCTTTTTGTTCATATGGACCGACAATAATTTTGTAGTAGCCGTTAGAACTTAAAATTACTGGATAGTTATGGCTGGCGAGATATAACTGATGTGTTATTGCTTCATCCTTATCTTTGAAAAGTCCTGCTTGGATGAAATATTCGCTGTAAAGGCAGGTAAAAGGTAAAAGGTAAAAGGTAAAAGGTAAAAGGTAAAAAAATTTTTTCATCTTAATAATTCATTACAAAACCATATCGGGTTTCAACCATTTTGATTCTTTCATAGTCGGGATGTTCGTCCAAGATTTTTTTGTAAATTTCTTTTGCCTGAGAAAATCTTTTAGTATCTTCATAAATAACACCAAGCCGATACATTGAATCCACCAGGAACTGCGAGGATGTATAGTTTTCTAAAACCCGGTTAAAACAGAATTCCGCTTTGTCAGGTTTAGAGAATGTCTGGTAAATATCGCCGAGATAGAATTGAACTTTTGGTGCCCACTCTTTGTCTGAATTGTCATCTATAAATTTCTGTAACTTTCCTGTTTTAATAAAATTAGTCGCCCAGTAAATAATTACAACAACTATAACGACAAAAAGTAAAAATTTCTTCATTTAACTATTACAATTTTTAATTTTGCATTTTTAATTTTTAATTGCCTTTACTGCGGTTGCTTTTTTATCATATCGCCAACCATCACAGGTTCCCGAGCCATTATTACCCTGCCTGTACAGGTTTCACTCTGTACATCTGTTGTGATTTCAAGCACACCTATCTTTCTTATAAGGTTACCAAGGTTTTCATTTGTTTCAGGGTGAATAATACTTCTGTCTTTTCTATAAATAGTATATCTGTCAAGCGCTTTTACATTCTGTTTTTTTCCTAAATCCAGAAAAACAATATCGCTCTGTCCGATAATTATTTTTCGGTCTTTTTCACCTGAAACATAACCGTCAAATTCCCAGTTCTCACCCGCAATAACGGAATCCTCTTCAGCTTTTTTAACAGGCGGCGCAGGTTCTTCTTTTTTAATAACCGGAGCGGGAGCAGGCGGTGCGGGAGATGTGGCTGCAAGAGTATCTGTAGAAACAGCAGGTTCTTCTTTTTGGGTTTCAG
The window above is part of the Elusimicrobiota bacterium genome. Proteins encoded here:
- a CDS encoding lipopolysaccharide biosynthesis protein; this translates as MRFKIRPILKDISFTFITEAIILLTFFVIYRLVAKNFGPKGIGEYTLIRRIVGFLSPILLLGIGIGMPRYIAISKDEKQRSAYIKTGASIVIIFTFIFLLFANLFKIQFTKIFFRFPYYVNFVLPSSFFIFGFVSHTLLYSYFRGRLLIKTLNCFQIINIALVPLLILLFIKTIRIAGLISLIGISNIVITGIFFMFFINEFFIHGEKGQLRECLKELVSYSFPRVFGDFAFFGLLSLGPIIAVHFVSIQEVGYLSISQSLLSAAGSAMAPLGIIILPKVSSLIREGREKTIKENLVFFLASIFHLSIFVSIQLIIFADFIVKYWLGADFLDAVPVLRSIFVSIMFFVFYIGMRNILDAVAIKPLNTINLFVSLGIFLLSTPMLLCIFKFFVPIVNLGIAFSFSVICLGILTYFPIIKINQEVQKKWTNNLLEVIIINILLHIVAILSKPFLIYSYRFVIFEIFLFILYFSILWSLKIEWLRQIPKIIKA
- a CDS encoding nucleotidyltransferase domain-containing protein; the protein is MRQLSEIKVMTKDEQNLLTRCRKVIKNIEPSAEVILYGSRARGDASEEADYDLLVLVDGEVSLKREDLICRQLYPIELETGKVLSAIVHGRQQWNTPLYRAMPFHQNIEKEGIIL
- a CDS encoding DapH/DapD/GlmU-related protein, which encodes MKSKQSAEKKFFSHETVCIDENVEIGEGTKVWHFSHILKNSRIGKSCIIGQNVMIGPDVRIGNRCKIQNNVSVYPGVTLEDEVFCGPSCVFTNVYNPRAFIERKHEFKPTLVKKGATIGANATIVCGTTIGQYAFIGAGAVVKKDVQDYALVVGVPAKQIGWVCKCGTTLKFEKNYAKCNYCNSKYEILDKVADKVARIILVDNFSTRTK
- a CDS encoding Wzz/FepE/Etk N-terminal domain-containing protein codes for the protein MQEQEIDLRDYVNVIVKRWKLLVGLTVGCAVVSAVISLLLPPVYETTAIIEPAKIQKTPIETAEILEVLFKNPLNPYLRELLQQLGIKDGQKAYKIRKQFSIKDKVGYLLVSGKDRSPEKAKKLVDEIVSLILKRQDEIIKSALSIVDDEMNKLKEQIGSTKNEIEQLDKKFVQKEKAETMGQGLVFQSLISAKENALKRQSELEEKLRQKEMELKYSTKPATVVAESTIPKIKIAPQRSKIVLLSTIVGFMFSVFYVFIVEYFEKGKL
- a CDS encoding GxxExxY protein, with the protein product MTAIKEQDYSDRDQLTGNIIKSCYYVHTKLGPGFNERIYQNALKTAMDGLELNYIPEKEFQVKFDGNNVGKFRVDF
- a CDS encoding DegT/DnrJ/EryC1/StrS family aminotransferase, which codes for MKIQMVDLKANYEGLKAEIDAAIKNVLNKTNFILGDEVKKFEEEFAKYCGTKYAVGVANGTDAIKIALLACGIKKGDEVITTPFTFIATSEAIVQAGGVPVFVDIDLETYDIDPKKIRECIEARSKKQEAKVKAILPVHLYGHPCEMSEILKIAKENNLLDIEDCAQSFSARYRLPSTDYRFTGSFGDAGCFSFFPAKNLGCFGDGGMVITNNQEIYENVKALRNHGQRQKYFSELDGFNSRLDTIQSAILSVKLRYIDKWTEMRNKVAQKYNELLKDTAVVPKVSENCKHSFNYYTIRFKDKATRDKVQKYLLENGVACQIYYPCSLHLQKVYESSGYKKGDFPVSEKAQDETLSLPMYPELDEEKIKYIVEKIKEGL
- a CDS encoding KpsF/GutQ family sugar-phosphate isomerase; this translates as MNILKNIKDVIENEIETLKIVRKDVDLSYKKAVQMIFNCKGKVIVTGVGKSGNIAQKIASTLVSTGTPAIYLHPTEGMHGSLGVVHKNDIILAIGKSGESDELLGLLPSIKKIGAKIISITANLEGILAKNSDVVLFTKIGSEACPLNLSPTNSTTAALVVGDAVAITLMKMRKFQSDDFALLHPGGMIGKQLLTVGDIMRTGENNATIRIDDSIKNMLLEITKKRCGAVSVINKNQKLLGFITDYDIRKILERKENIFTKKIKDIMNPQPIFVYSDIKATDALNIMQNREKTIVVLPVLNRRKKVVGIIHMQDILAKGF
- a CDS encoding winged helix-turn-helix transcriptional regulator, producing METTISDREFAIIQELANSASFNQRVVAKKLGISLGLTNLIIKRLTKTGYIKIKQINRRNIRYLLTPKGFSEKARKSYNYTLRTITILSHIRSTIQNLIFEKYNSGIKNFFIDGDNELADLTESAFKKLDIPDINYYRRIKNGKTTTAPFVILSTSENVFNKHCVNLISYLAEKGLNV
- a CDS encoding sodium-dependent transporter translates to MNNSRQSWGSKLGVILAVAGSAVGLGNFLRFPVQAAQNGGGAFMIPYFISFLLLGIPLMWIEWTLGRFGGGFEHGTAPGIFHTMWQKNRFIKYFGVIGIFGPIVIFIYYTYIESWLLGYTFFTITGKYTTATTPETMKSFLAGYQGLAKNDYFSGISTAYTFFIITFILNIVVVYYGIKGGIEKLSRIAMPVLFICGILITIRVLTLGTPDMTKPTWNLKNGLGFLWNPDFSKLLSSKVWLAAAGQIFFTLSVGIGVILTYASYLKKQDDVVLSGLTAATTNEFAEVILGGSIVIPAAFVFFGPQEIVPIAKSGAFNLGFVTMPLIFGKIPFGLVFATLWFLLLFLAGVTSSVSLAQPAIAFLEDEFDLSRKEAIGIFSVVCFVLCQPAIFFLGQGVVDELDFWGGTFCLVLFGTVEAILFSWVFGIDNAWDEMHIGADIKIPKFYKFIIKYITPLFLILILIFWFIQDGLPVIFMKNASAENFNFMVLTRIMLVGLFVLLAVLVKIAWNRKVTTN
- a CDS encoding HAD family acid phosphatase; translation: MQVKGKKLIERIVDSVKRIADRNPTANRSPLSSILSLLFAISYLLFAAFTGCATAPKVQQSINVGFDCDDTLLFSTPAFEIANKSEYSEYSDEWWAIVNKSDEGNSIVKKVTEKILNEHKQKCDEIFVITSREDFEGDILRDFLNKTFGIKKQNIYFEHKKANKIKELNISIFYGDSDSDITAAQEAGAKGIRILRSPKSSYKGKYHPGQLGEEIIPNSEE
- a CDS encoding helix-turn-helix transcriptional regulator — encoded protein: MKEKHIGVRELARKCGVDASFISKIIQGQRNPPSDDKTIKKFATALSVDPVMLTIYTGHIPDSLQPILEDPAFIQNLPYQKQPTRKTPEPTVKPINKKPPQKSDLSDELL
- a CDS encoding NlpC/P60 family protein; its protein translation is MKKFFYLLPFTFYLLPFTCLYSEYFIQAGLFKDKDEAITHQLYLASHNYPVILSSNGYYKIIVGPYEQKETVEFVIAKLLAEENISAGFVDEFNPDKLAEVEETDTDISDEVLNELISLSFDFLGVSYRYGGTDIEKGIDCSYFMQMIYSSLGTILPRTSRLQFKMGKKIKRDELIPGDLVFFRKYPYRSRINHVGLYIGNDEFIHASYGAKKVTINSLNETYYRKRFSGARRPL
- a CDS encoding tetratricopeptide repeat protein; protein product: MKKFLLFVVIVVVIIYWATNFIKTGKLQKFIDDNSDKEWAPKVQFYLGDIYQTFSKPDKAEFCFNRVLENYTSSQFLVDSMYRLGVIYEDTKRFSQAKEIYKKILDEHPDYERIKMVETRYGFVMNY
- a CDS encoding LysM domain-containing protein, which encodes MKKKTRWLGLPLLISIFLPFTFYLLPAFTTCLYAKQQLKVYTVVNGDTLSSIAQKFYNDYLQWKKIHSYNKFIKNPHWIFPGDELVIPVEVEDTVVTAETQKEEPAVSTDTLAATSPAPPAPAPVIKKEEPAPPVKKAEEDSVIAGENWEFDGYVSGEKDRKIIIGQSDIVFLDLGKKQNVKALDRYTIYRKDRSIIHPETNENLGNLIRKIGVLEITTDVQSETCTGRVIMAREPVMVGDMIKKQPQ